In Isosphaera pallida ATCC 43644, the sequence ATCATAGCGTGATTACCTGATCCGGCATGGCTTCCGACAGCGCGGCGTAAAGCTGCGGGAAGCAGCCGCACACCACACCCCCTACCATCCCTTTGGCCTTCACCGATCCGGTTCCGCATTGGTCGAAGGTTCCTTCGGCCAATCCCCGACGCACCGCGCATTGGTCACAGACCATCAGCAGAATCCCCTGTTCCTTGGCAATGCGGGCCAGCCTCTCTCCGACAGGATCACCAACGCGCAGGCAGAAAATGTTATCGTCAAAAAACATCATTCCGACGACCTTAGCGCCATGAATCCCCTGTTCTAGCTGTGGAAGAATCATGGTGGCCAGCTTAAAGGAACTGGCCATGTTCGTTGCAAAAACATAGGCTACCTTCATTTCCTTCTCCTTATCGTCGCAGGTCGGTCTCACGCCGGGGTGCTTGGAATAACCCCACTCGACGCAATCCCGAACGAAGTCGGTGTCGTTATTGGTCTTGATCACCCCAAAAGGCGCATTCGACGAAAGACATCGCGACTGCAATGTTCGTCGAGGATCGCGCCTAGGTTGACGCAACGCTCCTCACGGGGATGCTCCAAAGGTGTTGCCGCTGCGAAGGATCGGGCTTTTTGAGATAGCGTTCTCATGTACTATCGGGTTTGACCCGCTGGTTGTCAAGAGGGAATTGGATTTTTACGCTGGCGATGCGATAAACTGCTTGCACAAAGGATCGACTGACAATCGTGTCGGGAAGATCTTCACCGAAGCGAATCGGCGGGTTTAAGTGAATCTAAGAATCTTTACCTTCCTTCAAGGAAAATTGACTTGCCTCCTGTGATGTTCGAGGTCTTCAAATCGCCGGGCCAAACGCTGGGCGAGCGTAGCGGGGGACTCATTGGCCATCACCGGTTCAAGGTGAACCTCGGCGAGATGACGAAACCAGGTTTCTTGACGCTTGGCCAGTTGACGAGTGCGAGCCTGAGCGCGTTCGATCATGGCGGCTCGGTCGAGGCGGCCTTGCAGGTGGTCGGCGGCCTCGCGGTAGCCGGCGGCCTGAGCGGGGATGGGATGCCAGGGGTGGGGAAGGGCCAGGAGTCGGGCGGTTTCGTCGAGCAGGCCGCCGCGGACCATCGCGTCGACCCGTTGGTTGATTCGTCGATGCAACTCGTCGCGCGGGCGGCTCAAGGCAATCACTGCGACGCCACGGGCTGGTTGGTCGTGGTCCTGACGCAACACGCTAGGGGGCTGGCCGGTGAGCAGGGCGATTTCCAAAGCGCGGATGACCCGGCGACGGTCGCGCGGCGGTAGACGTTGGGCGGTGGCGGGATCCAGCGCATGGAGACGGGTGTGCAACTCGGCGTCGTTGAGTCGTTCCAGGGAATGCCGAAGCTCGGGGTCGGCGGCGGGGCCGTCGAACAGTCCCCGCAGCATCGCCTTGAGATAGAGCGGCGTCCCGCCGGTCACCAAAATCGGCACCCCGCGCCTTTCCAGCACGTCGACCACTCGGGCGGCCTGTTCCAGGAAAAAGGCGACCGAGGCTCCCTCCCAGGGGTCGAGCAGGTCGAGCAGGTGGTGGGGAACCGTCGCGCGTTCCTCGGGCGTCGGCTTGGCGGTGCCGATGTCCATGCCGCGATAGAGGGTCATCGAATCCATCGTCACGATCTCGGCCCCCCAAAGCCGCGCCAACTCGATCGCCACGGCGGTTTTGCCCGAGGCGGTCGGGCCGGTCAGAAACCGACAGCGGCGGAAACGCTCCGGACCCGGCGGTGTGGAGCGGGCATCGACGGGGGAGCAAAGACTCATGATGCAACGACCTCAGGCGACGTTGAACCGCAGGGGGGGATGAAGCGTACCAAGAGGCATACTTCATGGAGCGGAGAAGCGGAGCCTCCGCGCGGCCGGAGCCTATCTTTCCGCCTCCCGCGCACACAGACATGGTTGGGGTTATGACGTTGTTCGGCAAGACCGCGGCGATGATCCATTCTTCCACCTGCCCCTCTTCCCACCCGCTTCAGGTTGGCCGGGAGGAAGGTGGTCCTTCAAAACACCAGGGTTTCCCTTCCTCGCGCCGTCGGGTCTATCTGGTCTTGATGTTGGCGGGGCTGATCCTGGCCGCCGACGCAGGGTGCGGCTCGCGCAAGGAGATCAGCTCCAGCCCCGGCGGGATGCCCTCGGCCCGTCGAGACCGCAACGGCGATGGCATCGGCGGAGGCCTGACCATTGCCGATCAACGCGCCGTGATTTTGAAAAGCGTCATTGAGTTGATCCGAACCGCTCCCGAAAACCCCGGCGCGCGGAATTTCGCCATCGCGGTGGACAGCCTCAACCAATGCTTCATTGATGAACCCGACGGTCGTTACCGGGTGGACGAGGCGACTCGGGCCCTGTTTCAGACCCTCTCGAACCCTCCAGCGGCGTTGACGGAGTTGGAGTCGCGTCAATGGGTCGAGCTGGATGCCCGTCACGTCGAGGACTGTCTACTTTACAGCCGGATTACCCGACGCTTGACGCGGGACGATCGCTCGACGCTTGAAAACCTGGAGCGTCTTTTCGATTGGACCATCACCCAAGTGGCCCTCGCGCCCGCCAACTGGTTGACGCTGGACCCCCGACTGCCTCAAGCCCAGGCCCGTCCCTACGACGTGCTGATCCGCGGTTTGGCCGTCGAACGCGGACTGTGGGCGGAGCGCTCCTGGCTCTTCATGGCGCTTTGCCGCCAACTCAATCTGGACGCCGCCCTGGTGACAGTCGATCCGCCCGACGAGCAAGTGGGCGAGACCCTGCTTGGGGTCGCGGTGGTGGTGGATGGAGAGATGGTCATGTTCAACCTCTCCACCGGCTTCCCCCTCCGCG encodes:
- a CDS encoding SaoD/DsrE family protein gives rise to the protein MKVAYVFATNMASSFKLATMILPQLEQGIHGAKVVGMMFFDDNIFCLRVGDPVGERLARIAKEQGILLMVCDQCAVRRGLAEGTFDQCGTGSVKAKGMVGGVVCGCFPQLYAALSEAMPDQVITL
- the miaA gene encoding tRNA (adenosine(37)-N6)-dimethylallyltransferase MiaA — translated: MSLCSPVDARSTPPGPERFRRCRFLTGPTASGKTAVAIELARLWGAEIVTMDSMTLYRGMDIGTAKPTPEERATVPHHLLDLLDPWEGASVAFFLEQAARVVDVLERRGVPILVTGGTPLYLKAMLRGLFDGPAADPELRHSLERLNDAELHTRLHALDPATAQRLPPRDRRRVIRALEIALLTGQPPSVLRQDHDQPARGVAVIALSRPRDELHRRINQRVDAMVRGGLLDETARLLALPHPWHPIPAQAAGYREAADHLQGRLDRAAMIERAQARTRQLAKRQETWFRHLAEVHLEPVMANESPATLAQRLARRFEDLEHHRRQVNFP